In one Cyprinus carpio isolate SPL01 chromosome B2, ASM1834038v1, whole genome shotgun sequence genomic region, the following are encoded:
- the LOC109102865 gene encoding protein kinase C iota type, with the protein MPTLRDSTMSHPGENPHQVRVKAYYRGDIMITHFDPSISYEGLCSEVRDMCSMDNDQLFTMKWIDEEGDPCTVSSQLELEEALRLYELNKDSELIIHVFPCIPEKPGMPCPGEDKSIYRRGARRWRKLYYASGHAFQAKRFNRRAHCAICTDRIWGLGRQGYKCINCKLLVHKKCHKLVTVECGRQVIQDPMIGRIDPGSTPSEHADQVLDKKNSTESINHEGEEHEAVGSRYSGKAVSSLGLKDFDLLRVIGRGSYAKVLLVRLKKTERIYAMKVVKKELVNDDEDIDWVQTEKHVFEQASNHPFLVGLHSCFQTESRLFFVIEYVNGGDLMFHMQRQRKLPEEHARFYSAEISLALNYLHERGIIYRDLKLDNVLLESEGHIKLTDYGMCKEGLRPGDTTSTFCGTPNYIAPEILRGEDYGFSVDWWALGVLMFEMMAGRSPFDIVGSSDNPDQNTEDYLFQVILEKQIRIPRSLSVKAASVLKGFLNKEPKERLGCHPQTGFADIMAHPFFRNVDWDLMEQKQVVPPFKPNISGEFGLDNFDAQFTNEPIQLTPDDDDAVKKIDQSEFEGFEYINPLLMSAEECV; encoded by the exons CATGATCACACATTTCGATCCCTCCATCTCCTATGAGGGGCTGTGCAGTGAGGTGCGGGACATGTGCTCCATGGACAATGACCAGCTCTTCACCATGAAATGGATTGATGAAGAAG GAGATCCGTGCACCGTTTCTTCTCAGCTGGAGCTGGAGGAGGCCTTACGTCTCTATGAACTCAACAAAGACTCGGAGCTCATTATTCACG tgTTTCCTTGTATCCCTGAGAAGCCTGGCATGCCCTGTCCTGGAGAAGACA AGTCCATATACCGTCGCGGAGCTCGGCGCTGGAGGAAACTCTACTATGCCAGTGGACATGCGTTTCAGGCCAAACGTTTTAACAGG CGTGCTCATTGTGCCATCTGCACAGATCGTATCTGGGGCCTAGGCAGGCAGGGATACAAGTGCATAAACTGTAAACTGCTGGTCCATAAGAAATGCCATAAACTGGTCACAGTGGAGTGTGGTAGACAGGTAATACAG GACCCGATGATTGGAAGAATCGATCCAGGGTCCACTCCATCAGAGCACGCTGATCAAG TTCTAGACAAAAAGAACTCAACGGAAAGTATCAATCATGAGGGAGAGGAGCATGAG GCTGTGGGCAGTCGGTACTCAGGGAAGGCTGTGTCCAGTTTGGGGCTAAAAGACTTTGACCTGCTCCGAGTGATTGGCAGGGGCAGCTACGCCAAGGTGCTGCTGGTGCGTCTCAAAAAGACAGAGCGCATCTACGCCATGAAGGTGGTGAAGAAGGAGCTGGTGAACGATGACGAG GATATTGACTGGGTTCAAACAGAAAAGCATGTGTTTGAGCAGGCTTCCAACCATCCCTTCTTGGTGGGACTTCATTCCTGCTTCCAGACAGAGAGCAG GCTATTCTTTGTGATCGAATATGTGAATGGAGGGGATCTAATGTTCCACATGCAGCGACAGAGAAAACTTCCAGAAGAGCATGCCAG GTTTTACTCAGCAGAGATCAGTCTTGCCTTGAACTACCTCCATGAGCGTGGCATCATTTACAGGGACCTGAAGCTGGACAACGTTCTGCTGGAGTCAGAGGGACACATCAAACTCACTGATTACGGCATGTGTAAG GAGGGACTGAGACCAGGGGACACAACCAGCACTTTCTGTGGAACCCCCAATTACATTGCACCTGAGATTCTGAGAGGAGAAGACTACG GTTTCAGTGTGGACTGGTGGGCACTGGGCGTCCTGATGTTTGAGATGATGGCTGGGAGGTCACCCTTTGACATAGTAGGCAGCTCTGATAACCCAGACCAAAACACAGAAGATTATCTTTTCCAAG TAATTTTGGAGAAGCAGATCAGAATTCCTAGATCGTTATCGGTTAAAGCCGCTAGCGTGCTGAAAGGATTCCTCAACAAG GAGCCAAAGGAACGCCTCGGATGTCACCCTCAGACAGGCTTTGCAGACATCATGGCCCATCCTTTTTTCCGAAATGTAGACTGGGATCTT ATGGAGCAGAAGCAAGTGGTTCCGCCCTTCAAGCCCAACATCTCCGGCGAGTTTGGGTTGGATAACTTTGATGCCCAGTTCACCAATGAGCCCATTCAGCTCACGCCTGACGATGA TGATGCTGTAAAGAAGATCGACCAGTCTGAGTTTGAGGGCTTTGAGTACATCAACCCTCTGCTGATGTCTGCGGAGGAGTGTGTGTGA